The stretch of DNA GGATCTTTGGATGGAACATGTGCAAGCTGAACTCTTTCGTGTGTACAGTGAACATGTATGCCAGTGTGCTGTTTGTCACTGTGCTCAGTTTGGACCGTTACATTTCGCTGGTCCACCTCAGCTTTTGCCAGAGTTTCCGATCTGTGAGGTGGGCCTGGGGAATGTGTGCACTGATCTGGATTGTGTCCATGCTTCTAAGCAGCCCAGCTTTAATTTTCAGAGAAACTGTGCAATACCAAAATAAGGTGGTGTGTTTCAACAATTTTCATGATGAGCATGGACACACTGCTGTTGTGAGACACATAGCTATGGTGTTGCTTCGCACAACAGTTGGCTTCCTCCTACCATTTGCCACCATCTGCATCACAGCCATACTGCTGGCCAGAAGGATGAAGCAGTCCAGCGGTGTGCATATTTCCAGCTTCTCCAGGACAGTGACCGCAGTTGTCTTGGCCTTCTTCCTCTGCTGGGCACCCTTTCACGTTTTCAGCCTCATGGAGCTAGGCATACATTACTCACCCTACCTGCACCCCATTCTGATTGTGAGCTTTCCCCTGGCCACGAGCCTGGCCTTTTTTAACAGCTGCATCAACCCCATCCTCTACGTGCTGATCAGTAAGAATGTGTGGGGGATACTCAAGAAATCCTGCATGAACATTGCTAAACAGTCTCTGAGAGAGCTTAACCACAGCCTTTCTGCCACCGAGTCAGTATCAATCCCAGTCATCTGCTCTCCTGAGGAGGTTCCTGCTTCATCCACTGTCTGAAGCTGTGTATGGCATCAGTATTCAAGCAAGCCAAACAGGGTGAAGTGCATTCTTCTTTAGACTTAGACATGCTTTAGAGGACCAATGTTATAGTATAACATATGTATTTCATTTAACTTTAACTTAGCAAAGagtgtatatttttaaaatattgtctTAAGTGCTCTGCGAAAGGTTTAATAAGGTAGTTTTTTTACTACGAATGCTGTCTTTGGAGCTGGTCACAGAGGCCTTGAAAGTACTGCATGGTAGTCTGATGACTATAAATTGCTCAGAGTGGAAAACCTGAGCAAGCAACATTTGTCCCAACCACAGTGGGTGAAAGCAGAACGAAAGGGCTTCACAGCAATGTATGCCAAAAGCCAACGACAGACCTCATTGTGGGAACAAGAAATATTTATTCCAAAAAAGGAAAATTGACTGTTGGGCAATAAGTAGGTTCATCAGACGGGCTTGTTTTAATTGGCAAGTGTGTtctttttatatgtaaatataacattacaacTTTATAagttaatatgttttaagtatttgATTTGTAATAAAATAGACATTTCTGTACCTAGaagaatgtttattaaaataaagttttttttatcaatattgaCTTTATTTTCATgaattcctttctttcttttttactgaGGACCTATCTTATGTGGTGAATCAGATCTCTTTTTGGCACAAATTATGTTGCAATGCCAACAGAAATAAGACTTGAGAAAGACCAaaatattgtttctttttttttttttataactgagcTAACATCTAAAATATTTCCAAAATGTGTGTGGAATGGAAACTTAAACCCTTCTTTTTAAATCTGCTTTCCTTTTACTTTTATCACCGAGGTCGAGTAACAGGAAGAGAGTAGATTATTGAAAGAGACATATTTGTAAGACTTACAATATAACACTGTCTGTGCAAGCCAAACATCTTGAGAGCCAATATGAATTCCACTGTGCTGTCTTGTTTGGACTATGCTCCTTTAAGGAGAATAAAACTTTGCACTTTGTTAATTCCTGATTCAGGAATAACAAGGTATTGGTTACTGATGTTTAAATAACTTGTACAAGCCTTTTGACTTCTGACAATcactaaatgtaatgtataaaCTTAATCATAGATAGGGAGCAATAAAGTAGGCAAGCTGTACTGAAAAAAGGTTGTGGTCAAGGCTGATATGATAAATGCAAGAAATGACTTATGGCATCAGTAGCAGAGACAGGGGTCAGTGGTTTATCAGGAGCAGATGTCCTTGACGCATTACTGCACAATAGAGCACTCATGTTCAGTTCACTCTTTGGTACAAAATATGGTTGGTTGGTTACGATTGGACAACCTTAAGATTGATTGACTCTTCTTCCACAATTTCGTCTTCTGCTTCTTAAGGATTATTTCCAATGCAATCTTTGCTATTTCCTGTTATTCCTGGGAGTTGTCTCCCCAACGGATGAGTCATGGCAGGGAGAAATGTTTGTGCAACATTGGGTAAAAAGGTGGTAAAGGAGCAGAAAAAGCAACAAAGGTTTACAAGGAAAGTGAGTTTGGACTAGGATTTAGTTAAGTGTACTGTATTGAGCTGTTTTCACAGGACAAGAAGagcatgactttttttttgtttacattggaAGATgttaaataagtatttttaaactgaaatggACTGCATGTAAGACTGTTGGTCTAAATAATAGTATATTATAGCCCTGAAGGAACCCTGCTCCGCACACATTGCACATGTTAGTGGCTGTGATTGGATAACTTTGATATTTTGACTGATTGCACAGCATTGCTTCCACaactgctgtatttatttttgaatgaacatttttgtggtttccctgctttaacacacccacaGAAGTTATGAAGGGTTTGTTAACTGATTAAATGATTTAGGTGTGCTGGGAGAAGTGAAACAATACATGTCCGGGTCCAGgattaagtttatatatatagaatatatcactgctcaatcactttttatttttatattttattccctTTGTGAATCTACCCTGTCATGGCAAGCTGTACAACAAGATGGAATGGACAACAACAGCAGGGACAATTTTAGTGTAAATtggcatttaataaaaaagttgttgaCCTTGAATTGCAAACATTTTTGCAttccatttaaaatgtttgatattttataataaattgaattacttttatattttaccacaacagggtgGATAGCTTAGAAAAAATTAGTgacatttatatataataacatgcACAAAGTGTATAAAACTGTATGAAGGCTGTGATATCACTGATGTTATGATTTTTAAAAGGGTGGGGgtgtctcctcactaataatatAGTTGAGCTGAGCGAAACGGTTCGGGGCTACTGGAGATTTATTGGGGACgaaaagccccggaagcccaggccaggcaacGCTCTGTGTATTaacatacataaacaaacagctcttacagaaaatgccgaCTAGAAATTATTTTCCGGCATTGAtatggcgccccctctagtgcagcgccccatgcgtcgcatacgctgcataccccctttttgtgcCACTGTGTGGgaacgacttattaaggcatgtgaACAAGTTATTTTAATTGTAGCCATTAAGGCATGGACACCAGGCCTTCTGTTTCATCAGCTCTCAGGCGTATTAATaagccttaataagttgtggccacatcCTAATTATCTTATTTACATGCCTTAATTTTCTCATTTCCACACATTAGGATCACGTTCCCATGTCTAAAAaagtcatggccatgcattaggatctcattcccacagcttaataagtcgtggccacgtaatgtcttttaaacatgatttcacCTTAGAGTCTTTGTACTGCCCTATAGACAATACGAAAAAGTTTCAGATGGGACTTTTGAATCGTTTCAAATCGGTTCAGTCGGTTCTTCACAGAGAACCGATTCAGAAGAACGATTCGTTAGTGAGTCTGACACCGTTTCCCGTTATTTATTCGCGTTAGCAGCGGTTAGCGTTGAGGCCGGTGAGCTCATTCACCAGGATCAGATCCTCATGATGTGGAgaactctctctctgttctcaggAACTGCAGGTCGGGTAGTTTAATCCTCTTACCGCCAGCAGGCTGTGGTCAGGGCTGGGCAGCAGAGGGGGATTTCACACGGCTGGAGCTGCAGAATAACAGAACTGCGACATCGAGCTTCGGTCCGGAGTCAGTGAGCTCCACTAACTTACACAGCGATACAGCCGGTTATCTGTAAACACAGCCGCCAtatatctctctttctgctctcatCCTGCATATCTGAGGTAAACTGAAGACTGTTTATAGACTGTTTAGCAGACTTTAGCTCCAGAGCTAAGTGCGTGTCGTTGTTTTCGGTTATCGGAGTCATGCTGCGATTACCGGCGGTGAGGCGGGCAGTGTCTGGAGTGGCACAGGCGAAGCCCAGCAACGGTAAATTCACCATTTTAATATATAGCGGATTAGAGCTTCTGTACTACAGGCCTTATTTCACCAGATTAGCTCACAGTTAGATTAAAGAACCAGGACTCTGTTTAATCAGGTCCAGATAACTTCTTACAAGAAAATTACATGTattaatgtgcacacaaaataacttaaaaataaacgttacatgttgttat from Astyanax mexicanus isolate ESR-SI-001 chromosome 11, AstMex3_surface, whole genome shotgun sequence encodes:
- the cmklr2 gene encoding chemerin-like receptor 2 is translated as MMEFPEYENYTYEYLEYGDFEETKAEGYIQKEALHIVSVVIYSLAFVLGVIGNGIVIWVTAFKSKRTINSVWLQNLAIADFVFVLFLPFSIDYVLRNFNWIFGWNMCKLNSFVCTVNMYASVLFVTVLSLDRYISLVHLSFCQSFRSVRWAWGMCALIWIVSMLLSSPALIFRETVQYQNKVVCFNNFHDEHGHTAVVRHIAMVLLRTTVGFLLPFATICITAILLARRMKQSSGVHISSFSRTVTAVVLAFFLCWAPFHVFSLMELGIHYSPYLHPILIVSFPLATSLAFFNSCINPILYVLISKNVWGILKKSCMNIAKQSLRELNHSLSATESVSIPVICSPEEVPASSTV